The sequence AAAAAGAACAAAGAGTTGTCCAACCGTTATGAGTTGTTAGTCGATTTGCTCGCAACCGCACGGAAAAACCTGAGCCAGATAGCCTCAACGATTAAAATTCTTACCGAGCAGGTATCCAAAGAACACGGCGAAGCTGTAGATGACTTTTTCATTGAAATTATGAAAGAGATCGAACGAGATCTCGGGACGCTGAAACAATGGGAAGACATTAATCGCGTTCAGGAGAAGGTTAATGAAGTGCTTCTGTATTTAAACAGCGGGCCTGCTTCCAATGCGTACATAAGTGCCTCTAACTGCCACCACGCGAAATTAGAGTCGGCTGGAGCGGTTAAAATTGGGGGTAAAGGGTGCTACCATACAGAAATTTTAGCGGGTGGAAATGTTTCGGTTATGGGATACCCGGGTATTTTTCGGGGGGGACAGATCGTTGCCCGCGGGGATGTGGAGATAAAAGAATTAGGCTGCCCGGCAGAAACAATCACCGGCGTTCAGGTAGTCCCTCATAAAAAGATCAGCGCGGAAAAGGTTTACCCGAATAGCATCCTCCGAGTGGGATCCCAGATTATGAGGATCCAAAAATTAACTCGATTTGTTGATTTCAGTAATGGCGACGGTTAACCGGGAAAGGCGGGGCCCGGGCCAGGTTACCACGCCGTATCTAATTTGATCAATCTGGCAGTAAAACTTTGTCGCTTAAATTACCGTCGCCAGCAGTCCAGACTCTGCAAATTTTCCCTTCGCTCTCTACAACTAAAGAGAATTCTTTTCCCTCTCCCCATCCTCCTAACGTTTCGGATCAGAGAGCACGGCGGCTGACCTTCCTTCCGACCGGAAGGATCAGGGTGGATCAGGGGGGTGGCATCATGAGACAGTGGGCCATAGTGGAGATCACCAGGCAGTACAAGGAGATCCGGTTAGGGTAAACCCCCAGCCGTTCCACTGCCAGACGGTTTTTTGACGGGAGGGGGATGTATAGTCCCCCTCTACAACCAACAACTCATTTTTTCCGTCGCCGTCCACGTCTTCAATACTGAGCTCCAGGATGGGTGCGTCAAGGTTCGAGGAGAGCCAGACCGGCTTCAGGGAGCCATGCGCCAGGTCGTAGATGAACAGGTGGTTTTTAACATCCTCGTCACTACCCGTTACCCAGAAAGGCTTATCCCTCCCGAAGCTCCCCTTCTTCCAGAGCACCAGGTTCAGGTCATCTATCCCGTCGTTGTTGGCATCACCCAGAGCGAAGGCTGTTACCCTCCACTCCGCCGGGGACTGCCAGGTTATCCGGCCCTGGCCTGTGATGGTCAGGCGCCCTTTCCGCAGATCGTAACATTCCGGTTGCCCATCCCGGTCGAGGTCAAAGGACCGGCTCTCCGCAGTTTTTTCCAAAGCGGGCCTTGCAGAGACAGTATAAAAACCGACCGCCCCGTGGCAGAGCCAGACCACCAGGGCGACCGGCAGGACCAGGCAGCTGAAGAGGGAGAAGGCCAGCGCCGCCTTCTTCTGCATCTTATGCTTACCTATCCCAGGAAGACAGGGGCTGAACCGAACCGGTCCAGGCGTGAACTTAACTTCACCCATTCTTACAATCCCAGGCCGGCAGGGGCTGAACCGCACCGCTACCGGTAAAATCCTTCGTCCATTCCGGCGGTTCGGGGGCCTTCCCGGTGTTCAGCATCTCCCGCCACCTGGCGTCGGTCAAACGGTCGCCTATCGGCCAGGGAAACTCGTAGTAGGAGTAGACCCCGCCCCGGGCGATCCGCAGCTTGCCGTCCACCGGGACGATGGCATAGATCTCCGAGACGTATCCGGTGCCCTCCTCTAGCACCAGGTCGGGAGGGGCCGTGGCCACGTCCGCTACAACCGGCGCCGGCTGGTCCGCCAGGGCGGAGCGGTGGTCGATTCCCTCGTCCCGCAGGGCCTCCAGCCAGAAGTGCTCCAGCTGCCCGCCGAAGGTGCGGATCAGGTCGTAGTCCTCGTTGGTCAGGGGGAGGTTGTTCAGTTCCTTTTCCGAAATATCCTTGAGGGAAAGGGCCAGCTGCTCCATCCGGTCCAGGCTGGCCTCGTCCCTCTCGTTTAACAGCCCTCTTTGGGCGAGTCCGTCTCTCGTCAGCCCGATCAGGGAGGCCAGGCGCCCGTAGAGGTGTGGATTCGGTTCCACGTAGCCCCGGTCGTCCTGCTCCTCGGGCGCGCCTCCCATCTCGGCGTAGACCTGCTTGGCGTAGAGGATGGTGTCATGCTTCAACTCCGTCCAGCTTCCCAGGTAGGTGTTGAGCTCCTTGCGGGTCCAGGCCTTGTTCAGCATGAAGGATGGGTAGCCGGCCGGTTTCTCCCAGACGAGGGGCTGCAGGGTATAAAGCCAGCTCCGGTAGAGGTTCTGGGTCCAGGTCTTCAGGTCCAGCCCGGCGATGTAATCCCGCATCTTCTGCATGTTTTCAGGGTACTTCTCGTAACCGGTCTCCCCCATCTCCTCCAGGAGCCGGTAGGCCTCCTTGGAGCCCATGGCGGCCGGGACGTCCAGGCCTTTGGGGAGCATCCTGCGCTTACCCTCGCTGTTTTCCTTCACTTCCCGGTAAACCAGCCGCTGGAAGATGGAGGCGTCCAGGGTAAACCGCTGCCCCATGAAACGGAAGCCCTTGATCTCCCTTTCCCGGTCCGGTTGGATGTTTTCGTCGAAGATGGGGATGGAGTTGATGGCCGGCGGCTGCAGCTTCCCGGCCGCTTTCAGGAAAGCCGCCCATTTTTCCGGATCGCCCGCCAGCTTTCGCAGGCTGATCTGCTCCCCGTAGATCTCCTTGAGCAGGTCCTGGTACTGCAAGCAGTTGATGTCGTCGCTCTTGCCCACGAAAAAATTCGTCGGCTCGTAGATCCTTTCCCAGCTTTTCAGGTTCTCCCCCTGGTTCAGGGCGAGGGTGATCAGTACCGCGGACCTGGTCTCGTCCTCGTCCTTCAGGCGGAAGGTCAGCCTGCCGTACCACATCATCGCCTTAAAGTAGTTTTTCAGGTCCTCCGTCTTGGTGTAGTGCCCCCGGGGTATGTACTGGGAGTAGTCCTCTTTCAGGTCTTCAAGGGGATCCGGGCGGGGGCGCCCCATGCTCATCACCGGTGAAACCTCGATCTTGTTGTGCCCTTCGATCAGGGCCAGCTCCCGGTCCACAACCTCCTGAACCCCTGCGGGGACAGGGGTCTGCTGGTTCATATTCATAAGTTTGCAGGCAACGGTGAAGAAGGCCACGTTGCGCCTGGCGGCGTTCTCCCAGGACGTACCCCGCAAGGCCTGGTACTGCTTCAGGGAGGCGTCGAACATGGCGGTGTTCAATTGCTTTAGCTCTGGGACCAGCCTCTCCTTTTCCAGGCTCTTCAGCAGGTGGCTGAAGAAAAGGTGGTAGTTGTGCAGCATAGCGTCGGTGGTGATGAAGTTGGGGATGCTGTCGTACCTGTTCATTTCGTAGAGCGCGAAAAACTCGGCGCACTGGCCGGGGATGACCACGAAGCCGTTTCTGGCCAGCAACTCTTTGGCCGTCGGGGAATACTTGAAGCGGTCCCGGTTGGTGACATTGCTCAGGTCCGCTTTGACCGTGTAAGATTGTACGGCGGGCTTGACGTTGACCGGAACCTCCCGGTAAACCCCAAAACCGGACGCAAAAGCGGCCTTCGCAGTGAGCCTGGCGATGGAGTCCGCCACCCCCAGCCTGACCTGCGCCGGCTTGAAGGCAAGCACCCCCAGGGCCGCAGCCAGCAGGACAACAACAAGACAGGCAATGCTTTTACCTTTTGAAAAACGCACTTTGAACACCTCCTTGTAGAATGCCAGCTTCAAGCTGCCGGGAAACCTCTGGATAAGTTCACCGGCAAAATCATGGTTACCCCGGTTTCCGTATCTGACTGTATTACGTGCTAACAAACCAAATTCTTACACTAAAGTGACCGGACATCTTGCTTTTTATTTGCCTGTGTGGAGTGCCAAATACGAACTCCGGAATAATATCAAACAAGTTTTACCAGAACCGTACATCCAGACTTTTTAACAGCAGCCTGCAATACCGTTGCTGTCATGCCTCTAAATTTGAAAAACACTTGCCGCAAACCACAGTTAATTTAATCACCAGCGGGAAGCAGGATTTGCGATTTTTTATCCCTTGAAGATACTTAAAAAGGCATTCTGATATGATGTGAGGACCTTATCCTTTCTAAATGCCACTGCGATATATTCCGGTTCGAAATAATGGTTCAGGGGGATGAATTCCAGATTCCTTTGTTTTAATGCCGGCAGATCCTTGATCAAGGTCGCAAAGGTGATACCCAGCCCCATTTCGACATAGAGCGAGCTCAACTCTACATTGGAAGATTCCATGACCAGGTGATACTCCAAATTGTTTTTTTGGAAGAGTTCTTCCAGTCTGCTGCGGCCGGTATATTCCACTGTTTTCGGGGGGAGGATGAGGGGGTACCGGGAGATCTGCTCTACAGTCACCCGTTTTTTCTGGGCC is a genomic window of Bacillota bacterium containing:
- a CDS encoding VCBS repeat-containing protein, yielding MQKKAALAFSLFSCLVLPVALVVWLCHGAVGFYTVSARPALEKTAESRSFDLDRDGQPECYDLRKGRLTITGQGRITWQSPAEWRVTAFALGDANNDGIDDLNLVLWKKGSFGRDKPFWVTGSDEDVKNHLFIYDLAHGSLKPVWLSSNLDAPILELSIEDVDGDGKNELLVVEGDYTSPSRQKTVWQWNGWGFTLTGSPCTAW
- a CDS encoding DUF3160 domain-containing protein → MRFSKGKSIACLVVVLLAAALGVLAFKPAQVRLGVADSIARLTAKAAFASGFGVYREVPVNVKPAVQSYTVKADLSNVTNRDRFKYSPTAKELLARNGFVVIPGQCAEFFALYEMNRYDSIPNFITTDAMLHNYHLFFSHLLKSLEKERLVPELKQLNTAMFDASLKQYQALRGTSWENAARRNVAFFTVACKLMNMNQQTPVPAGVQEVVDRELALIEGHNKIEVSPVMSMGRPRPDPLEDLKEDYSQYIPRGHYTKTEDLKNYFKAMMWYGRLTFRLKDEDETRSAVLITLALNQGENLKSWERIYEPTNFFVGKSDDINCLQYQDLLKEIYGEQISLRKLAGDPEKWAAFLKAAGKLQPPAINSIPIFDENIQPDREREIKGFRFMGQRFTLDASIFQRLVYREVKENSEGKRRMLPKGLDVPAAMGSKEAYRLLEEMGETGYEKYPENMQKMRDYIAGLDLKTWTQNLYRSWLYTLQPLVWEKPAGYPSFMLNKAWTRKELNTYLGSWTELKHDTILYAKQVYAEMGGAPEEQDDRGYVEPNPHLYGRLASLIGLTRDGLAQRGLLNERDEASLDRMEQLALSLKDISEKELNNLPLTNEDYDLIRTFGGQLEHFWLEALRDEGIDHRSALADQPAPVVADVATAPPDLVLEEGTGYVSEIYAIVPVDGKLRIARGGVYSYYEFPWPIGDRLTDARWREMLNTGKAPEPPEWTKDFTGSGAVQPLPAWDCKNG